The window GGCCTCCTATTCAGCCTGTCCTTATCCCTGAACCCTGGTGCCTCCCTACCGATACCCCATTCCAGTTCCTGAAGAGCAGACCCCCATTCTGAGCCCCCCACCATACTTGCAGCACTGCAAACTCTACTGGCCCACTCACTCCCAGCACCACTGTGCCTTCTACtaagcaccccaccccactctctgtAGCAGAGTCCCCCTACTTCCACAAGCAGCACAGGACGCCTTGTTTGTTCTGTGGATGTGTCCCACCGGGactgtggggtgcaggctggggcaagTGCCATCTTGGATCCTCAGGAGGTTCAGGCCCCCATACCTGTTCTTGGCTGAGGCAGCACGATCCCGCTGGCGGCGGTTCTTGAACCAGTTCCCCACCTGGGTGGGGGTAAGGCCTGTGATGTGGGCCAGCTGGCGCTTGCGGGAGGGATTGGGGTAGGGGTCCTGCAGGTACCATTCCCGCAGTAGGTTCCGAGTCTTCTCCTGGGGACAGAGAAGGGGCGTGGGATGGGTATTAACACAGGGAGGGGGTCAGCAGGGAGACCTATATACCCCATCCCAATTAGCCTCCCCATGGTCCCACGCAGAGCATTTACCACCATGATGGGCAACAGCATCCAAGCAATCTATTCCCCAGACAGTGGTTAGGTGGGGAAAGGCTCATTCTCTCCTGTAGGGTGTGATTGCCCTGAGACAGCATTTctccagagaagagcagggcAGAGTTGTCCAAGAGCCTGTTCACTGAGACAGGTGAATCATCTCCACAGCAGGCAGGAATTGTCCCTTACAGTCTTTTCTAACCAAGGGGCTGTCAGACTGCTGCTTATGACCCaaaccctctcctgctccccccccaGTGTCCTGCTTACCTTGAAGCTgctggccctgtgctgggtggTGCTGTGATAGAAGGCTGAGGATTGTCTCCTGCACGATGGGTACTGGTCCAGGCCTCCCGATGTCTCTTGGGCACCACAGGGTGGGGCCTGGTTGCAATTGGGTGCCAAAAGAGCTGAGGTGTGGGgacccaccagctgcagctcagggcaTGCCAGCATCCATGGTGGGGCCGGGTGGCACCTGTgggtgagggcaggaggcagggcccaGAGGAACCGTGCTAGGCGCTCGAATTCCCCACTTtcctgcagagcctcacagactCGGGCCACTTGCCCTGGGGGGAAGAGTGACCATGGTAGTGgcatcagggcagtggggaacagGATGAGGGCAAAGAATGGTGTAGGGTGGAATATGGAATGGAGAGGCAGAGAGCAAGAATGGGGGAAAGGTCAGGTGGtcagagggagggggatgggagtggggttTGGGAGGATCTGAGATGGATGGGTGATGGGGCAGGGTATTTTGATGCTGGGTCTGAGATggatgggagagaggcagagcaggtgACTCGGATGTGGGGTAAGGGAAATAAAGGGGAGAGGACAGGTACTGGGACGTGGGTTATggaaaggggagggaagggagggagacaggTATGGGAGGGAAACAAGGCGGGGGGGATTAGAATGGGGATATGAGACGGAAGGGAGGTGGCACAGATCTGTGTAGGGCTGGAATGAAAAGACTAGAAGAGGGAATCAACCTATGGAGGAGAGGGTTAAGGGGCTGGGATTGGGTGTGAAGAACAGAGAGGGACAGGACAGAGGGAGTGTGggacggggcaggggactgagtcAGGACTAAGGGAAAGACCTATAGAAGGCAGCCAGAGAAAACTGAACAAACTGAGGAAGGGACAGagataaaacaaaaattacattaGTCCCACTTCCTAGGCTGAGCTTTGCATCAGCCCCACCACCTGGCTACGTCAAGTGTGATGGCAGCTCTGGGGTCTGACCTCCAGACTCACCAGTTGAGCCATCACCCTTAAGCCTCAGCTCCTCTCACTGAGGGAGCATCACACCCTCGATGGAGGGAAAAATCACTTTCTTGCCTGTGTTGTGGGGAGAAGGCTGGGGACATGACCCCCAGCAACTCCAATGGCTGGGCAAATTCCAGGATCTCTCCTACATGCAAAGGTTGGAGATGAACTTGTAGCTTCCTGAAAAGCTGTCGATATGATCAACTCCCATCCTGATTCTCCAAGGAGGCTAGAACCAGACCCCTGTCCCTCAGGAAGGCTGGCGACATGGGCCCATGGCGTTTTAGAAGACTGTGAACTGGACCTGTTGGGTTTCTGTTGCTCGGAAAGGAAGCCTGGCTGGCATCCTGGGTGAGATAAGGAGAGACTGAGTGTTTCTAAGTTTTCTCTCAAGTTTCGTTCCTGCTGCTGGATTTAAGAGGCTGCACTGGTGACATCCAGGTAGGTGGTGGACCTGCTCAGTAAAAAGGATTTGACGGAGATAGGACTTGTACCCCAAACTTCAGGCAAAATTGTGAGATCCCCACCTCAGGTATATGGGTAAGAAACGAAATAGCTAACGGGATGAAAGCAGGGTCACCGGGCTGTGGCTAACCCATAAATTTGACAGCACTGAGCTCTAGGTCTAGGTCTATCTAGATGGGGAGTACTTTTAGATCAGAACAAAGTAGTAATTGGGGCTCTAATTTGTAATTGGGGCTATAGTTTGCTGCTTTATTACCATTATTTTTCCTATCCTAGTCTCCTCATGTTTCAGGCAATACAATCCAGAAAAAAGAGACCACAGTGAATATCTGCAAtaaaaagctcatgctcaaaacttttctgtgagtctgtaaggtgccataggacccttcattgctattacagatccagactaacacggctacccctccgatactcgaTCTACAATAAAATTAACTAGCCCCTTTCTATGTTAAGAAATTCTTAAATTACaccttgaaaaaataaaaaagcagtccagcagcactttaaagactaataaaataatgtattaggtgatgagcttttgtgggacagacccacttcttcagattatagctgtattctggtatggttatgatgtgaagaagtgggtctgtgccacaaaagctcatcccctaatacattattttcttagtccttacatgctactggactgcttttttgttctgagtgtgtatagactagcacggctttctctctgttaccttgaAAAAATGTACGCATCCAGTTGGATCGCTTTGAtaaatctttaatttaaaaagtcgAATTATACTGCGGAAAAAGCCTCCATAGGAATCATCAATAATATACAGGGGACTTTCCAGCAGATGTCACAATGGGTTAAAAACTACAGAAAGGAACAGTGCTGAGAAATAGCAGAGGATAAGTGTGTTTGGAAGTAGATAGACAAGTATGATGGGGCCCCGATATCAAACCAAtttcccttctccattcagacCAGCGGTAAAGTCTTGTAAAGGGACACAGGAAGATCTTCGCTGGGAAAGTTTCCAGCCCCCCCCCGCTCCGATAAAACagctttgaaaaggaccctccaCCCCAATACAGCGCTGGGTTTCTCCAATAGTGCACACGCTGTGTaggggctctgccccttcccccgtTTTGTCTCCCCTGTTCCCGCCCCTCCGGGCTACGGTGAAACGCTGGCGTCGGCCGGGAGAGGGGTAAGCAATCGCACTCACTGGCCGCCGGGAAACGGAGCGGAACTTCGGAGGCGGCGGCTCCGAAGCGGGCGCGCGGGATCTTGACTTGCCAAAGCGAGACCCGAACGCCGCCTCTCGAGGGCCGGCAGCAGCGTCAGCCGGCTGCAGCGCGGGTCCCCGTCCGCGGGGCTGCAGCCGCCCGGGGGAGGCGCGGTAAGTGCGGAGCTACCGGCGGCCGCGGCCCGAGGGCGTCGCGCTGGAAGGGGAGGACCGGGGCGGGGCGGCCGCCTGCCTCGGCGCCCGCTCAGCAGGAGTTGtgacccagggcccagcccccgccctgccccacacccctgcccctcatcccgcccccaccctgcctcgtACCCCTGCTCCTCTCGCCTCCGCCCCCTCACCCAGCctcgccctgccccacacctctgccccTCATCCCGCCCTACCCCAGAcctccgccccctgccccctccacccagcccctcccctccgtTCCCTCACCACCTCCCTCGGactgccccacccagccctaTACCCCTTCCCCCCTTTGGCTGTCATCCTGCCCTCACCCTGCTCTTCTGCCCCTGCTACattcatccccctcccctgctcattTACTCCTGCCCCATGCCCCCACCACACTCATCCCCACTGTGATCCCCGCCCACACCCAGACATGCTCATCTCCTCCTGTCCCTGGTCTCCTCACCCTTGCAATACCAACCCCCCAGTCAAAGAGCTACCATTTGCCAAGGTcacagctcccttccctgccattGCAGCCCCAGTCGAAGGAGGGATAGGGAAATTTTACTTGCTgtgtatttggcactgatgtaACTACTGGGCAGATGCATAAGTGGGTAAAAAAGTTCAAAAGTTTGTGGAGGATGTGACCATCAGTGGCTACTGGCCAGGCTACAACCCTGGGTACCCCTAAACCTCTGGCTGCCAGGATCTCAGACCAGATGTCAGGACAGATCATTTAATAAATTGCCCTGTTTCATTCACCCCCTGTGAAGTActtggcaccagccactgctggaaggCAGGACATTGGGCTTGATGGTCAGACCATGGTTGTCCTTACATTCATTCCTGGACTCCTGTGGCCAGGTGTGGTGTCCACAATTCCAGAAAGGTGTTGGTAACTGTGGATGGCTCAAAGAAGAGCCATTAGAAAAGACAACTTACCGTGACTGACGGACGAAGCTCAATCTAGTTAACATAACAGAAAGAAGGTTAGTGAGTGATGGATCACAGTACCTACGTGGAGAAAGAAGTGTTTCTAGGTCTCTTCAGTCCATCAGACAAAACTATAACCAGAGCCAATGGCTGAAAATGAAACTGGACAAATTTGGAGTAGAAATAAGGGCCTACGTTTAAACAAAACAgcacagactaacaaggctacctctctgttcctgagTTGTAACAGTGGGGGTAATTAACAGTTGGAACAGCTTACCCAGGCTCACGGTGGATTTCCGTCACCAGCAATTTTAAAATCCtgactggctgtattttaaatgaTCTGCTGTAGTTGGAGCAGGAATTAATGCCAGGGAAGTcccatggcctgtgttatacctgtgttatgcaggaggtcaggccAGATCATCACAGTAGTCCCTTCTGGGCTTATAGTTTGCCCCTAGGGCTGTGCTCTGTGGTGTAAATATGTCACCTGATGTTGGTTATACCCCTCTTGCTCTCTCAGTTCTGGAAGAGACACTTTGGCCCAGCTATGTGCCCCCTAACTGAGTGGGGGAGGTCGGGTGGGCAGTGCGTGTGcactggggctttgctggccagtGCTGTTAGGAGTCAGAGCCAAGCAGCAGCTGTGTTAAATAGCCTTTCCCAGGATCAGAGGTACAAGCTGCTTGCAGCCAAGCAGGAATTGATGAGCCTTAAGGGATTAGGGTGACTACAGTCTGCATGATCAGCCACTTAGCATTCCTGCACTGTGTTAAATAACACCTGGTTCTCTGGCTGAGCTGCCAGGCCTGGCTGAGAGAAGTCCCAGCCcaggcagtgggatggtttgGGGAACAGCTCACCTCCACCCTAAATAGACAAGAAAGTCAGCAGCCCTGATGGCCAGTGCGaaaggactgcttggtttttatgtcccttcccagtgctggggagagaacccaggagttctgatcCCCAGGCTCCCATTCTAACAAAGCATTCCATGTTATCCACCATTGGTGCAACTTCTCATGTTAGGCTAAGGGTCCTGGTTTGCAGTTGCTGGGTTCTGGCATCCTGTGCAAATGCTGCAAGGAAGGGGTCAGTTTGGCTGCCCCCTTTATGCTCTTTAGCTGAGCTGGCTCTATGAGCAGTGACTCTAGGGAAGCGAGGTGCTGCCGGGGTTCTCAGTGAACATGGGACTATCAGAGactgagcagctgcagtgggagctgtgggctgaGCCACTTGCAGAGAAGGCCTGTGGTACAGAGCAAATGATGGGAGTTCACAGACATGTCagatcagtttaaaaaaatggggGATTTTGTTGAATAGGACAGCAGCCTGCAGTATTGACTGGGCTTGACCACTAATACCTTTTAAATTATAAGCACTCTGTTAGCACTAGGCTTCAGAACTAAAGTTCCATTCAGAAAATAAGCCAGTTTGCACATCTTCCAGTTGTTGCTTCAAACAGCTGAAGTACTCAGACAGGGCCTCCTATATTTAGACCTGCAGCCCCCAAGGCTGGTTCTGTGCTGCCATATGCCACGTAGGTGAATACACAGTGCTACATGAGTGTGAAATGTCACCTCACCCTTCCTGCTCTGTGCAAGTGCCATTCATGGAGCCTGGCCCAGTTGTTGGAGCCACACAAGGATcaacaggaggggagggggtctgCAACTGGGGGAAAATTCTCCACAAAGTCGCATGCCATCTTTCGCGGTGCTCCATGGCACACTCCCTAGCATAAGACTGGACAGAGGAGCCAGTGGGAGTCCAATCCCCAGTGTTTCCTATGGTGCTTTCTCAGGGCATTCGGAGAGCTGAGTGACCTGATTACCTCTCTGCCTTAGCAAAAGAGAGACAAACTGGTGCTAAATTGGCCGACAGCTCCCTGTCACCCCAGTCTACTAGCCACCCCAAATAAATGGCTCAGGACTCTGCCAGTCCTTGGTTGCATCCCCATCCAAGTCCCCTGGTAGAGAATTTCCCTGTGGTATCCAGTTTCTGTCACTGGACACTCAATAAATACAAAGTCTGCTGCCTCCAAAGAGATGGTGTGCAAGCCAGCTTACGTGACTCCGCTAAGCATTCACACATTGCTTAATATTACAGCACTGAGATCTACttatgaaaaaaacaaagcaaagtttCTTAACAAAGGTAGCGATTCGAGTGATAGAGAGGGTGTGAGAAGCAGGTATGGTTCAAAATTAAACAAGAATATAACTCACTTCAAAGAGGTCCACCATAGCTTTAACAGGCTAAAACCTTTGTCTAAGAGAAGTTCTGCACCTAAAATAGCATCTCGGCATCACCAGCCCCCAGGATATAAGAAATGACCCTTTTTGTCCCTGTAGCCATggatagcaaaatgtttttttgcttctccttaTATTCCCCTCCCCTCTTCATTGCTCCAACCCCAGAGACATGTTTTAGTCTCCTGTGTCTTCACATCCTGGCCCTGGTATCTGCATTCCTGTTCGCCTAACATGCAAATAAAACTTTTTGTATGGGTTACACAGTGTTTAATTTACATGGGAGACAGGTCCATAACTGCCTTCCTCTGGGGCAAGCCATGTTTGGCCACATAGTGTCAATACAGACCTTTCACCATAACATTAATGACTAGTGTGTCATGGGTTTACATTCTGTACCTTACAAGATGCcttttgtaaataaatacagtagggtctccacATTTGTGAGTGCCACATTCGTGAgttcaattatttgcgagtggcctcacttccctggggctctgggctgggagctctggcagctgctgtgggttccCTGGGAGTCCGGGGCCAGGaacgccagcagctgccactgcttctTCAGGGCTCCAACCCTCCCCTATTTGCGAaaatcaacattcgcgagggttctgaacAATGAAAGCTCGCGaacgttgagaccctactgtaccatGAAAGCAGTGTGTTAGGTGTAGTGAGTGTGCCAGGCCTGATAGAATTAGTGAACCACAAATGGGCTTCTGTGTCACAGCCACTACTGAGGTTGCCTGGAGGTGCTGATAAGAGTGTACTGTGACTCCTGACCCTGTTGAGAACTGGAATTGTCTGAGGGTGCTGCTGACTGGTACTACGTAAGAGTTCATACAAACAGCCCCAGCATCCCACTGCAGAGGCAGCTACATCTTAGTCCCATGGGAGGGATGTCTGTATAAACAGCCatcctgcttcctcccagggacaGCTAAATCTCGGGACAGCACGATGGATTCTTGACTAAACAGATGCTGTGACCCACCCCAGAGACAGTTGCATTTTGTGGCATTTGAGGCAATTTGTAGGGGTTTGTAAAGCAATTTTGGACTCGTTAGCACTTGCTCTGAACATTTTATGTGTTCTTAGAGCCTTATGAGGgtcttttattattaaaaagtCTTAAGAGTAAGTGGATTTGTGGGGTTTCCTCCTGTGAGCACCTGTGGAACTGGGAAAGCAGCTTGGGTTAATAGGGCTCCAGCTGGTACTAGCTGCTTATGAGGAAGGGGTGTGTGTACCTTGAGGGATAATGGGGACTGGGAGCTTAGACTGGATTGAGTGTGGCTCGGTACCAGGTAATGGATCCAAGTGGAAGGGTCAGGACATTTGCCCCTGTTCCCCTTAATTCCACTTCACTCCCCACTGATTCAGAACTTCCTATTACTTTGTAATAATTTACTTTTGGTCATTTCATAGGGGTGGGACCTTGGGAGTTATGTTAAGTGTCTTCAAAACAACCAAATTCAGCTGATGGCACTGCCAGCCTGGAATGTTCAAACACTCGGTTCATTTAATTGGACGTGGTAGGTTGTTTGGAGAGGGTTGAATTGGTTGGTTGGTTACCATTGACCGAATGGGTTGGTTTGCTGGTTGACTGATAGTAGTTTGTTCATAGGAAAGTGAATTGATTCACTGTTTGGTGAACAGGGGTTAAGTTTGTTAGTTGGTTACCAGACCCTGAGTTAGTCACTTGGTCACTGGAGGACAGATTTGTGGGTTAGTGGTGGCTGTGCTGGTTATTTGCTCCCCCGGAGTAAGCTGGTGGCTGTTGGCTGGTTGCTTACTGTGGCAGTTGTTGGTTGGTTGAGCGATTAGTAGAGGTTGTTGGTTGGTCAGTAGGTTCCTAGGAGTTCAGGCTGAGATTCAGCATACATCACCTCATGCTGACCTGCAGCCCATCCTTTTCTCACTGTGGTCACCCATGACATACCATTTCAGTAGGTTGACATTAGCCAAAAGGCAGAGAAAGACCTCAGCAGCTGCTTGCACTAGAGAAGGGTCATGCTGTAGCCTAGGCAGAGATATGTGACTGCCCTGGAATGCTGTGTTCTGCtctaggcagtgttccctgtaagctgaacatttgtgtggccacccagcagagattcaggtgtcgtccagctgattagcacatccacacatgccttggtgcacgagACTAAATTTGTTTTGCCCGtgcatggaaaaaatagagggaacactggccctcaGTGTCAtgattcaagaaagatgttgataaattggagggaGTTCAGAGGAGAGCTGTGAGAATGATGACAGGACTGGAACACTTGCCCTGTAGTAATAGTGTAAAGGAGGATAATCAATATTTTTTAACAAAGAGCAGGTTAAAGAGAAATTTGGTAATGATCTGTCTAATGTAGCATCCAGCAACATAACAAGATCCAGTGGTTGGAAGCTGAATCTAAACAGAAAGAGAGTGAAAATAAGGCAAACTTGGTTAACAGTGGCAGTGGCACAATTTACAGGTTCATAAATTCCAATGCCAAAAGGCAACAAGAAggtctgtggcaccttgtagactaactgatttattggagcataagttttcatgggcaaagactcactaaGTCAGCTGCAAAGCTGAAAGGGACATATAGTCTGGCCTCTTGTGTCACACTGACCAGAGAACTGCCTCACAAGAATAACTACAGCAGTTCTGCTAGAAGATTTTATCAAGAGACAGGCAGGAGTCTCCATCattggcaatttttaaaatttagatttggatatttttctaaaagatccgATCCAGTTTAAATGGGAATTAATTAAGAaacattctctggcctgtgtaTGTAAGAAGTCATCTTTGATGATCACATATATCTATGACCTATGACTCTTAGCCCATTACTAGCCACTAGACACCACTCCCTTCCCAGGTCTGGGCATAGACCCAGGAGCCGTGGCTCGTAGTCCCCACAGCTCTAactgcaggctgccccagccatgtCAGGCCGATGGACGAGAATGAGTGCCAAGATGGGGACCACTGTCCTCGATGTATCAGTTGGAATTATCCTCATCTTTGTAGCCTTCTGCTGGCGCTAATCACCTTGGAGGTAGCATGTTGTGTTAGTGCATACAAAGAGCAGAGACTGATTGCCTTTGTCAGTAAGCCCCGGGGATCCGGAGCTTAACTCCTGAGACAGCGCCTGCAGCCATAAGCTGGATTGGGCCTATACAGGGCCTCCTTGAAATAGACTGGCACCTGCTGCAGTGCCCGTGGAGCActgatgggggctgggagctcccagcagggccacagcagagctgggaagaacAGTGAATGGGAGAAGGGGGTGTGGGAGCCCCAGGGACTGGCTTTCTGTAAGATCATCCCCCACTGCCTTCCCTCTTCCCTTGAATGGGATCACCCCCACATCCTatcctagaatcatagggttggaagggacctcaggaggtcagcaacCATACCCCTGATGAAAGCAGGACGAATAGCAACTATATAATTGGGATTGATCCCTTGACTCTTTTTCTTCAGCCCCCAGGCCTCACACCCGCTCTCCTAAAGACAGAGAGGGTTCACTGTTCCCCACTCACCCCATTCCAGGGATGGGATTCAGTCCCCCCAGCAACATTAACCCCCTTGTCAGAGACAGGATCACAATCCATCCCCACTGTCCCCCTTAAAGAACATTGGATCCCACCCACACTTTCCCAtacaggcccctctgccctgcccaccctgcctctACAATCCATCAACATTCACCTTCCTGGGACAGGCCCAGCatccctgccctgcttcctggAGATGAGCTCTCAAATCAATCCCTACTCCCCTGGGGTGGGTTTGCCCCCACAACCCAAGCATCTCATTTCTAGGGAAAGGATTACTAGGTCTCAATCTCTTCCATGTCACTCATTGCTGATGATCTTTGAGATTTTGTTTTTGGGGCCTCCTGTGTTGGCCCCTCGTGACCCGTACCTGTTCTCTGTGCGGGGTCTCCTGGCCTGGCAGGGTAGCTGGTACATCACTGCAGGTGACAAGCAGGGATGGAAAGAGTCAGCCTGGCCACCATATGGTTAGGGTTAGGGAACCCTAGGAAACCCTAGGGTTAACCCTAGGAAAACAAATAATGTCAGGGGCTTATGCGTAAGCAGAGCCATTCCTGAATTGTTCCCTCAAGGGTCAGGCTCTTTGCAGACGTGAGCTCCATACTAGCAAAGTCTGGATGTCCTGCCAGCTAATTCAGACTGCAGATTGCACTGCTTTGGCCTAGCTGGTGCTTGATATGCTTCATGCTGCTAacccttccagggctggctggaaagGTCAGGCCAGAGTCCACCGGGACCTGAAGGGTGGATTGCTCCTTGGTCTGTAGGTGCTCCCTGTGTCAGGAGTTGGACCCTCGGCAGGTATTAGATGGAATTTGGCATTTCCAGGCTTAGCTCCAGAGGTCAAGATGTCCCAATAGCCTTGTTCATGCCACAAATCACCTACCAGGAGCAAATCATTGGCAAGCATCAGTACTGAAAGGTTTCTGGATGGAGAAAACGTAGAGCGAAGATGAGGGCTAGTCTGAATAGGGGAGACCTTGGTTCCCTTACTTCAACCCGGATTCTCTGAGGAATTTTCTGTCTGCAAGTTTGACATGAGCTGTTAACATGGGGAGAAAGTCCCCTAACTGTAGGCTGGAGCAAACATTTTAATCCTGGGACAAGCAAGTGTATGTATGTTCCCTCCAGGTGACTTCTGCCTGCCCTTTAACACAGACGTTTTGAAATCATTGCGTTCAGCCAGGCGCTTGCAGATCGGAAGCTGGGATGGTAACCACCCCTGCTGCTCAGGCCGCTGGTTTTCAAGCCTGGCagtcctcccttccctgctccctggcccagCTCACCTCTGCACAGCCATGTACTCCCTCTTGCACAGCATCCTGTAGTGCtaccctgcagggcctgggacagcagTGACTGGAGGTAGAGTGCTTCCAAAAGTGTTTACAAGGGAGACAGGGCCACCATTTTGAGCAGAGAAATATTTGGCTGCTCGTTTCTCTGGGCAGAAGTGGTGTGTCTCTTCAGAATACCTTTGGATCCAGGAGGATGACTCCATGTAGTGTGTTACTTCCCTTCCCCCTTGTGTTATTCTCCCCCTCTTTTCTCTAGCATGTTGGTCAACACaccctctctttctctgtctttaTCCTTGTCTCTCCCTCTGTCATCTCCTTTTCCAGGTGTGCAGACAAAGTCTTGGGAACTACGGGGAAGTAGGAAGGGCTGTAAAATGTGAGGGCTAGGGGTCATGAGCGTGGAGCTATCTCATTGCTGACTCAGTCTGTGTTGACTGAACAGGACTGATATAGATGGGAGACAGTGGGAGGGTTGAAAGCCAGAATTCACGTAGCAATAGAGCTTAGTGTAGTGATGGCTCATCCTGAGCTTTTTATGCTGCTCTTGCAGAAGACTCATGCCAGAACCCTGGCCAGAGAAGTTGGTAGAAGTGCTAAAGGAGATTAGAGAGAGGCTGGTGAGGTGGTCGGTAACATATCCCTGCTGCTATCGTCATTTGATCAGCAAATGGAATTACTAGGGTAcaatttggttcatttaagatgtTTACTTCATTTGATGCTGCGCTTTCTTTCACATACAgggccactcccccaccagcacgtCCCGTTCTGtctttcaaatatattttgtaccctggcaTTACTGATGTCATCAAGGGTCTGGGAGTCGCTGGGCCCTGCTTCCCCATCCACAGTCAGCCCCTCCACTGCCCTTTCCTCTCCTTCCCAGCTTAAGATGTCACCTGGTTGCATCCCCCTTACTGGGGTTAGGTTACAAGGGGCTTCAGCCACAGCATAGGTGCTGTGACTGGGGCAGACTCCCCCAAAAGAGTCACACGTGAAACTCACACCCTCGTCACCATGTAGGTATTAGTGCAGAACCCCAGAAA is drawn from Carettochelys insculpta isolate YL-2023 chromosome 26, ASM3395843v1, whole genome shotgun sequence and contains these coding sequences:
- the LOC142002044 gene encoding homeobox protein SIX6-like, whose amino-acid sequence is MPLPWSLFPPGQVARVCEALQESGEFERLARFLWALPPALTHRCHPAPPWMLACPELQLVGPHTSALLAPNCNQAPPCGAQETSGGLDQYPSCRRQSSAFYHSTTQHRASSFKEKTRNLLREWYLQDPYPNPSRKRQLAHITGLTPTQVGNWFKNRRQRDRAASAKNRFQKDSSSQPSGAAQPPRLENEDIMGPSDTPSPQEHSCHTPCRQTYPTSATTDNESRNLQLDRSGTGSDFPTPTTAQG